A single genomic interval of Daucus carota subsp. sativus chromosome 1, DH1 v3.0, whole genome shotgun sequence harbors:
- the LOC108221089 gene encoding G-type lectin S-receptor-like serine/threonine-protein kinase At2g19130 — protein sequence MDARKTPFFVPILFYLCFFINLQFSFGADSISAYQSLSGDETIVSSGGNFELGFFKPGNFSKYYIGIWFKKVSARTVIWVANRERPITDKYSSVLQVVDGNLVLFDETHTEIWSTNTKLKSSRAVAILLDEGNLVLRNGSSNSTVWQSRDYPSDTWLPGGYLGYDKRANRTQILTSWKNSEDPSPGLYTFELDPVGNQYLLRWNRSRQIWTSGVWNGRLFTNVPEMASGVIFSFTYRSNTNGSYLTYFLENTSSITQWRFIVDYNGQIKELGWLADQQKWSSFWSKPNTQCQVHAFCGAYGVCNDLTSTFCNCLPGFKSRFEKSWTSGDYSGGCKRLMELEYGNANTTSKKADIFQFFSHMKWPDNPQAFSAVNAARCKSNCLSNISCTAYAYYQNTCFTWHGDLYNMQQLPENDNNGRVIYIRIPSSDSSKNNKGIIFGVVGGSIAILSIFSGLLLLAFRRHKANKIERAAEGRMVAFGYKDLKNATKNFSEMLGKGGFGSVYKGTLPDSTVIAVKKLEGVSQGEKQFRNEISTIGNIQHINLVHLRGFCSQGNKKLLVYEYASNGSLDSHLFNPKKDEGILPWTTRYEIALGTARGLVYLHEKCRDCIIHCDIKPENILLDSYMCPKVADFGLAKLVGHNFSRVLTTMRGTRGYLAPEWISGAAITTKADVYSYGMMLLELVSGRRNSEQTRDGKVNFFPAIAANVIMNEGDILTILDPNLNLVADIEEVSNICRLACWCIQEDEHVRPTMSKIVQVLEGVLDVDMPPDPRGLQVFIDNEDDIVFLTDKPSSSNLHIQSDPAWASSFVEEQYTNKKTQGSKIQECESD from the coding sequence ATGGATGCTAGAAAAACTCCTTTCTTTGTGCCAATATTATTTTACTTGTGTTTCTTCATCAACCTTCAATTCTCTTTTGGAGCCGATAGCATCTCAGCTTATCAGTCTCTCTCAGGTGATGAAACCATTGTCTCTTCAGGCGGGAATTTTGAACTTGGTTTCTTCAAGCCAGGCAACTTTTCCAAGTACTACATCGGCATATGGTTCAAAAAGGTTTCTGCTCGAACTGTAATATGGGTAGCCAACAGAGAGAGGCCCATCACTGATAAATATTCTTCAGTGCTGCAAGTTGTAGATGGTAACTTGGTGCTTTTTGATGAGACGCATACTGAAATCTGGTccacaaacacaaaattaaagTCCTCCAGGGCAGTAGCAATACTTCTTGATGAAGGAAATTTAGTTTTGAGAAATGGATCATCCAATTCAACAGTTTGGCAAAGTCGGGATTACCCATCAGATACATGGTTGCCAGGAGGTTACCTTGGTTACGATAAACGTGCAAACAGGACACAGATTCTTACTTCATGGAAAAACTCTGAAGATCCTTCTCCTGGATTGTACACTTTTGAACTTGACCCTGTTGGAAATCAATATCTGCTCAGGTGGAACAGGTCCCGTCAAATATGGACAAGTGGAGTGTGGAATGGGCGGCTATTTACAAATGTACCCGAGATGGCCAGTGGAGTTATATTTTCCTTTACCTATAGATCAAATACTAATGGTTCTTATTTAACATATTTTCTAGAAAATACTTCCTCAATTACACAGTGGAGATTTATTGTGGATTATAATGGGCAAATTAAGGAACTGGGATGGTTGGCTGATCAGCAAAAGTGGTCCTCATTTTGGTCCAAGCCAAATACACAGTGCCAAGTTCATGCTTTTTGTGGAGCCTATGGTGTTTGCAATGATCTAACCTCTACTTTCTGTAACTGCTTGCCTGGTTTCAAAAGTAGGTTTGAGAAAAGCTGGACTTCGGGAGATTATTCTGGTGGTTGCAAGAGACTTATGGAATTGGAGTATGGTAATGCAAACACTACTAGCAAGAAAGCAGAtatctttcaatttttttctcacATGAAATGGCCTGATAATCCTCAAGCTTTTTCAGCTGTGAATGCAGCACGCTGCAAATCCAACTGCTTGAGCAATATTTCTTGCACAGCTTATGCTTATTATCAGAACACCTGTTTCACTTGGCATGGGGACCTCTATAATATGCAACAGCTACCAGAAAATGACAACAATGGCAGGGTCATCTACATTAGAATCCCTTCATCTGACTCTTCAAAAAATAACAAGGGGATTATTTTTGGTGTTGTTGGAGGGTCAATTGCAATTCTATCCATCTTTTCAGGCCTTCTTTTACTTGCATTCAGACGACATAAAGCTAATAAGATTGAAAGAGCTGCGGAAGGTAGAATGGTGGCATTTGGCTACAAGGATTTGAAAAATGCAACCAAGAATTTCTCTGAAATGTTGGGGAAAGGAGGCTTTGGATCAGTTTACAAGGGAACATTGCCCGATTCAACAGTCATAGCAGTGAAGAAGCTGGAAGGCGTCAGCCAAGGGGAGAAACAATTCCGCAATGAAATCAGCACAATTGGTAACATTCAACATATAAACCTTGTGCATCTTCGTGGTTTCTGTTCTCAAGGTAACAAGAAGTTGTTAGTGTACGAGTATGCATCCAATGGATCATTAGATTCTCATCTTTTCAACCCAAAAAAGGATGAGGGTATATTACCCTGGACAACAAGGTATGAAATTGCATTAGGGACAGCCAGAGGACTGGTATATCTGCACGAGAAATGCAGGGACTGTATCATACATTGTGATATAAAGCCTGAAAACATTCTTCTGGATTCTTACATGTGTCCCAAAGTTGCAGATTTTGGGCTAGCAAAGTTGGTCGGGCATAATTTTAGCAGGGTCTTGACAACAATGAGAGGGACTCGAGGCTATCTTGCACCTGAATGGATATCTGGCGCAGCTATTACAACAAAAGCAGATGTGTATAGCTACGGAATGATGTTGCTTGAATTGGTATCTGGTAGGCGTAATTCTGAGCAAACTAGAGATGGAAAGGTAAATTTCTTTCCGGCAATTGCTGCAAATGTGATAATGAATGAGGGCGACATCCTTACTATATTAGACCCCAATTTAAATCTGGTTGCTGATATTGAAGAAGTAAGCAATATCTGTAGACTAGCTTGTTGGTGCATCCAAGAGGATGAACATGTTAGGCCAACAATGAGTAAGATAGTTCAGGTTCTTGAAGGGGTTTTGGATGTGGACATGCCTCCTGATCCACGAGGACTTCAAGTCTTTATCGACAATGAAGATGATATTGTTTTCCTCACTGATAAGCCATCCTCCTCTAATTTGCATATACAGAGCGATCCTGCATGGGCTTCATCATTCGTTGAAGAGCAGTATACCAACAAAAAGACCCAAGGTTCAAAGATTCAGGAATGCGAATCTGATTAA